In Halopseudomonas xinjiangensis, a single genomic region encodes these proteins:
- a CDS encoding efflux RND transporter periplasmic adaptor subunit, which produces MTIADQIQALGTLLANETAVLSANLTETVSAIDFTSGQRVEAGDLLVSLTSREQKAQLAEAQASVDDAERQLERARQLVDSRFVSAQEVDNLERERDIARARLRAVESRLADRLIRAPFDGVVGFREISVGTLLTPGTPVATLHDDSQMKLDFNVPEVHLSKIAPGQPVVATSRAYPDRRFTGEVAVVENQVDPVTRSVRVRAMLPNPEGLLRPGMLMAVQVASSEREALVIPEEALLPQGSQQFVMLIVEGTDGLVAEKRQVSIGERQPGQVEILEGIEAGQKVITHGNFRVQPGQTIQIKAEHAIGESAEAVLSEQSDQLPASSPADRR; this is translated from the coding sequence GTGACAATCGCGGATCAGATTCAGGCGCTTGGCACCTTGCTTGCCAACGAGACCGCAGTGCTTTCGGCCAACCTTACCGAAACCGTCTCGGCCATCGATTTCACTTCTGGCCAACGTGTCGAGGCCGGCGATCTGTTGGTATCGCTGACCAGCCGCGAACAGAAAGCCCAGCTTGCCGAGGCTCAGGCGAGCGTCGACGACGCCGAGCGGCAACTGGAGCGTGCTCGCCAGTTGGTCGATAGCCGATTCGTCTCGGCGCAGGAAGTGGACAATCTGGAGCGTGAACGGGACATCGCCCGTGCCCGGCTGCGTGCTGTCGAGTCGCGCCTGGCCGATCGGTTGATCCGGGCGCCGTTCGATGGGGTGGTAGGCTTCAGAGAGATAAGCGTCGGTACGCTGCTAACGCCGGGCACGCCCGTCGCCACACTGCACGACGACAGCCAGATGAAGCTCGATTTCAACGTACCCGAGGTACATCTGTCGAAAATTGCCCCGGGGCAGCCCGTGGTCGCAACCAGTCGCGCCTATCCGGACCGCCGCTTTACCGGCGAGGTGGCCGTGGTCGAAAACCAGGTCGATCCGGTAACCCGATCCGTTCGCGTGCGCGCAATGCTTCCGAACCCGGAGGGGCTGTTGCGTCCCGGCATGCTCATGGCGGTACAGGTGGCTTCGTCAGAGCGCGAAGCGCTGGTCATCCCTGAAGAAGCGCTGCTGCCGCAAGGCAGCCAGCAGTTCGTCATGTTGATTGTCGAGGGCACAGATGGTCTGGTCGCGGAGAAACGTCAGGTCAGCATCGGTGAGAGACAGCCCGGACAGGTGGAGATTCTCGAAGGCATCGAAGCCGGCCAGAAAGTGATCACGCACGGCAATTTCCGCGTGCAACCAGGGCAGACAATACAGATCAAGGCCGAACACGCCATCGGTGAGTCGGCGGAGGCGGTGCTGTCGGAGCAAAGCGACCAGCTGCCGGCGTCTTCGCCGGCGGATCGGCGATGA
- a CDS encoding efflux RND transporter permease subunit: MILSDTSVVRPVFATVLALLLVIFGVVAYGMLPLREYPDIDPPVVTIETNYIGAAATVIDSQITQVIEERIAGIEGVDFIESQSEDGRSQITVRFKVNRDINEAANDIRDRVSSAAEDLPPAADPPEVQKLDANQDVIVWWNLTSDRLTLPELTDYANRYLVDRFSTLEGVARVRIGGEQPYAMRIWLDRDALAARNLTTEDVEQALRNENVELPAGSVESISRQFTVRVARAFSTAEDFSRLVIGRGDDNSYLVRLGDVARVERGTEEDRNLFRGNTVPMVGLGLVRQSTANTLEVARASRDLVAELNPTLPEGMQIMPSFDSSVFIEGAVEEVYSTLVIALVLVVVSIFLFLGSPRAILVPAVTLPVSITATFIALLLFGFTVNLLTLLALVLAIGLVVDDAIIVLENVRRRIDEEGETPLVAAYYGSRQVAFAVVSTTLVLVAVFVPIAFLQGDVGRLFSEFALTMAAAVVFSSFVALSLSPMLASKLLKANEGENRLHRWVERTLALSRRIYARMLRAVLRTRWLALVVFAGLLGFTVWLFNELPTEYTPREDRGAFFVIVNGPEGATYDYMNAYMDEIEARMMEFVEAGEVTRLLVRAPRSFGGVTTFNTGMAIVVLDDWDNRRAGWEIMRDVQERLSDLTGVRTFPIMRQGFGGGQAQPFRFVLGGASSYQELAEWRDILLARIAEDNPGLVDIDSDYKETQPQLEVHIDYQRAADLGVNVGVIGRTLETMLGSRRATTYIDAGEEYDVILEGERDDKRRAASLQNIYVRSDTSGQLIPLSNVVTLEEYAGSTTLNRYNRNRAITLDGALEEGVALGDALDHVEQLAREHLPETLVIDYKGQSLDLKKASGSLLFVFVLGLVVVFLVLAAQFESFVHPLVIMLGVPLAIGGALFGLWITDNSLNLYSQIGLVMLIGLAAKNGILIVEFANQLRDAGKPFEDALIEASILRLRPILMTGVTTVAGAIPLVLALGAGAETRSVIGIVVVSGVSVSMVLTLFVIPVLYSLLARNTGSPQRVRRKLEAEQSAIEASDTVK, encoded by the coding sequence ATGATTCTTTCCGACACGTCGGTCGTCCGCCCGGTCTTCGCTACGGTATTGGCGCTACTGCTGGTGATCTTCGGCGTGGTGGCCTACGGCATGCTGCCGCTGCGCGAATATCCCGATATCGATCCCCCTGTCGTGACCATCGAGACCAACTACATCGGCGCGGCGGCGACGGTCATTGACTCGCAAATTACCCAGGTGATCGAAGAACGCATCGCCGGGATCGAAGGCGTGGACTTCATCGAGTCCCAGAGCGAAGACGGCCGCTCGCAGATTACCGTACGCTTCAAGGTCAACCGCGACATCAACGAGGCAGCGAACGACATTCGTGATCGTGTTTCCAGCGCAGCGGAAGATCTGCCGCCGGCAGCCGATCCGCCGGAAGTGCAAAAGCTCGATGCCAACCAGGACGTCATCGTCTGGTGGAACCTCACCAGCGACAGGTTGACTCTGCCGGAGCTGACCGACTATGCCAATCGCTACCTCGTCGATCGCTTCTCCACGCTCGAAGGGGTGGCTCGGGTACGTATCGGTGGCGAGCAACCCTATGCCATGCGCATCTGGCTGGACCGCGATGCGCTGGCGGCGCGCAACCTGACGACCGAAGACGTCGAGCAGGCGCTGCGTAACGAAAACGTCGAGCTGCCCGCCGGGTCTGTAGAGTCGATCAGCCGTCAGTTCACCGTGCGCGTCGCCCGCGCGTTCAGCACCGCCGAGGATTTCTCCCGGCTGGTTATCGGTCGCGGGGACGACAATTCGTATCTGGTGCGGCTGGGCGATGTTGCCAGGGTCGAGCGCGGCACCGAGGAAGATCGCAATCTGTTCCGCGGCAACACCGTGCCGATGGTTGGCCTGGGGCTGGTGCGGCAGTCAACCGCGAATACGCTGGAAGTGGCTCGCGCCTCGCGGGACCTGGTAGCGGAGCTCAACCCGACGCTGCCCGAAGGCATGCAGATAATGCCCAGCTTCGACAGCTCGGTGTTTATCGAAGGCGCCGTCGAGGAGGTGTACAGCACCCTGGTGATCGCCTTGGTGCTGGTCGTTGTATCGATCTTTCTGTTTCTCGGCAGTCCGCGTGCCATCCTCGTTCCCGCCGTGACCCTGCCGGTGTCGATTACGGCGACGTTCATCGCGTTGCTGCTGTTTGGTTTTACCGTGAACCTGTTGACGCTGCTCGCATTGGTTCTGGCGATTGGCCTGGTGGTGGACGATGCGATCATCGTGCTGGAGAACGTGCGCCGGCGGATAGACGAGGAGGGCGAAACGCCACTGGTCGCGGCCTACTACGGTTCACGGCAGGTCGCCTTCGCCGTCGTATCGACGACGCTGGTGCTGGTCGCCGTGTTCGTGCCGATCGCCTTTCTGCAGGGTGACGTCGGCCGGTTGTTTTCCGAGTTTGCGCTGACCATGGCAGCGGCCGTAGTGTTTTCCAGTTTCGTTGCGCTATCGCTGTCGCCGATGCTGGCCTCGAAGCTGCTCAAGGCGAACGAGGGCGAGAACCGTCTTCATCGTTGGGTCGAACGTACGCTCGCACTCAGCCGAAGGATCTATGCACGCATGCTGCGTGCCGTGCTGCGCACGCGCTGGCTGGCGCTCGTGGTTTTTGCCGGCCTGCTCGGCTTTACCGTCTGGCTGTTCAACGAACTCCCCACCGAGTACACGCCGCGCGAGGATCGCGGTGCCTTCTTCGTCATCGTCAACGGGCCGGAGGGAGCGACCTACGATTACATGAACGCCTATATGGACGAAATCGAGGCGAGAATGATGGAGTTCGTCGAGGCAGGCGAGGTGACTCGGCTGCTCGTGCGTGCTCCGCGCTCCTTCGGTGGCGTGACGACGTTCAATACCGGGATGGCGATTGTCGTGCTGGACGATTGGGATAACCGTCGTGCCGGCTGGGAGATCATGCGCGACGTGCAGGAGCGGTTGTCCGATCTCACCGGCGTGAGGACGTTCCCGATCATGCGCCAGGGCTTCGGTGGAGGGCAGGCGCAGCCGTTTCGCTTCGTGCTCGGCGGGGCCAGCAGTTACCAGGAGCTGGCCGAATGGCGCGACATCCTGCTCGCACGCATCGCCGAGGACAACCCGGGTCTGGTCGATATCGACAGCGATTACAAGGAAACCCAGCCGCAACTGGAGGTGCACATCGACTACCAGCGCGCCGCCGATCTGGGCGTGAACGTCGGTGTTATCGGGCGGACGCTGGAGACCATGCTCGGCTCCCGCCGCGCGACCACCTACATCGATGCTGGCGAAGAGTACGATGTGATTCTCGAGGGCGAGCGTGACGACAAGCGCCGCGCGGCGAGCCTGCAGAATATCTACGTCCGGTCGGATACCAGCGGGCAGCTCATTCCGCTATCCAACGTGGTCACGCTCGAGGAGTACGCTGGTTCAACCACGCTCAACCGCTACAACCGCAACCGCGCGATCACCCTGGATGGTGCGCTCGAGGAGGGTGTGGCGCTGGGCGACGCACTGGATCATGTCGAGCAGCTTGCGCGCGAACATCTGCCGGAAACCCTGGTGATCGACTACAAGGGGCAATCGCTCGACCTGAAGAAGGCCAGCGGCTCGCTATTGTTCGTTTTCGTGCTCGGCCTGGTCGTGGTGTTTCTGGTATTGGCGGCGCAGTTCGAAAGCTTCGTGCACCCGCTGGTGATCATGCTGGGCGTACCGCTGGCCATCGGTGGTGCACTGTTCGGGCTTTGGATAACCGATAACAGTCTCAACCTGTACAGTCAGATTGGTCTGGTGATGCTGATCGGGCTGGCGGCGAAGAACGGCATTCTCATCGTCGAATTCGCCAACCAGCTGCGCGACGCCGGAAAGCCGTTCGAGGATGCTCTGATCGAAGCCAGTATCCTACGGCTGCGCCCGATTCTGATGACCGGTGTGACGACTGTCGCCGGCGCCATTCCCTTGGTATTGGCGCTGGGTGCCGGTGCGGAAACCCGTTCGGTCATCGGTATCGTGGTGGTGTCTGGCGTGAGTGTATCGATGGTCCTGACGCTGTTCGTTATTCCCGTGCTGTATAGCTTGCTGGCGCGCAATACCGGCTCGCCACAACGGGTCCGCCGCAAGCTTGAAGCAGAACAAAGTGCTATCGAGGCCTCCGATACGGTGAAGTGA
- a CDS encoding ABCB family ABC transporter ATP-binding protein/permease, giving the protein MRPRSDSQYAGGPVNWRIITSLIPYLSEFRGRVALAMAFLLVAKLAGVAIPWALKLIVEHFERAGDALAVVPVVLLAGYGLLRFSSVFFSELRDAVFARVAERAMRRISLRVFEHLHRLDLGFHLARRTGGLARDIERGTSGISFLMRFMVFNILPTLVEIGLIAAILLINFSPLYALTVLGAVILYGAFSIWCTEWRNRFVRESNQMDNRSNTRAVDSLLNYETVKYFGNERFEADQYDRNLAGWEAARMKNRLSLAALNSGQALIIAGSVTLMMFMAAGQVSAGEMTLGELVMINAYMIQLFVPLNFLGFIYREIREALTNIERLFGLLGEPQKVADAPDAEPLRLTGGSVSFSQVRHAYHSERTILHDVSFDIPAGQTLAVVGPSGAGKSTLARLLFRFYDVDGGSIRIDGQDLRAVTQDSLRRAIGVVPQDTVLFNDTIGYNIAYGSPGASQDDIWRVLRLAQLEDFVRRLPEGLETQVGERGLKLSGGEKQRIAIARVLLKDPPILILDEATSSLDSHAERLILDALNVVARKRTTLAIAHRLSTIVHAERILVLDQGRVVEQGSHAELLAAGGAYSRLWADQQRDDTHAQ; this is encoded by the coding sequence GTGCGCCCACGAAGCGACAGTCAGTACGCCGGCGGACCGGTGAACTGGCGCATCATCACCAGCCTGATTCCCTATCTAAGCGAGTTCCGCGGCCGGGTTGCCCTAGCCATGGCGTTTCTGCTGGTTGCCAAACTCGCCGGCGTAGCCATTCCCTGGGCGCTCAAGCTGATCGTCGAGCATTTCGAACGTGCCGGTGACGCGCTAGCCGTGGTACCAGTGGTGCTGCTGGCCGGTTACGGGCTGCTGCGGTTTTCGTCGGTATTCTTCTCGGAACTGCGCGACGCCGTATTCGCGCGTGTAGCCGAACGAGCCATGCGCCGGATATCGCTGCGCGTGTTCGAGCATCTGCATCGGCTGGATCTCGGCTTCCACCTGGCGCGGCGTACCGGTGGGTTGGCGCGTGACATCGAACGCGGAACCAGCGGCATCAGCTTTCTGATGCGCTTCATGGTGTTCAACATCCTGCCAACGCTGGTCGAAATTGGTCTTATAGCGGCGATTTTACTGATCAACTTCAGCCCGCTGTACGCACTGACCGTGCTCGGCGCAGTCATCCTCTACGGCGCTTTTTCGATCTGGTGCACCGAATGGCGCAATCGCTTCGTGCGCGAAAGCAACCAGATGGACAATCGCTCCAATACCCGCGCGGTCGACAGCCTGCTGAACTACGAGACCGTCAAATATTTCGGTAATGAGCGTTTCGAGGCGGATCAGTACGACCGCAATCTGGCCGGGTGGGAAGCGGCACGGATGAAAAATCGGCTCTCCCTCGCTGCGCTCAACTCCGGGCAGGCGCTGATCATTGCCGGCTCGGTGACGTTGATGATGTTCATGGCGGCCGGGCAGGTCTCGGCAGGCGAAATGACCTTGGGCGAACTGGTGATGATCAACGCCTACATGATCCAGTTGTTCGTGCCGCTGAACTTCCTCGGTTTCATCTACCGGGAAATCCGCGAGGCACTCACCAACATCGAGCGCCTGTTCGGCCTGCTGGGCGAGCCGCAAAAGGTCGCGGACGCTCCCGATGCCGAGCCGCTGCGCCTGACGGGTGGATCGGTATCTTTCAGCCAGGTTCGCCATGCCTACCACTCGGAACGGACGATCCTGCACGACGTTTCGTTCGACATCCCGGCCGGACAGACCCTTGCGGTGGTCGGCCCGAGTGGTGCCGGCAAGTCCACGTTGGCGAGGTTGCTGTTCCGTTTCTATGACGTCGACGGCGGTAGCATCCGGATCGACGGGCAGGACTTGCGTGCCGTGACGCAGGACAGCCTGCGCCGGGCGATCGGCGTGGTGCCGCAGGACACCGTACTGTTCAACGACACCATCGGCTACAACATCGCGTATGGCAGCCCCGGGGCCAGCCAGGACGACATCTGGCGGGTGCTGCGGCTGGCGCAGCTCGAGGATTTCGTGCGTCGCCTGCCCGAAGGGTTGGAGACTCAGGTGGGCGAGCGCGGGCTGAAGCTGTCGGGTGGCGAGAAACAGCGCATCGCCATCGCACGGGTGCTGCTGAAGGACCCACCGATACTGATTCTCGATGAAGCGACTTCATCGCTGGACAGTCACGCGGAACGCCTGATCCTCGATGCACTCAATGTGGTGGCGCGCAAACGCACCACCCTTGCTATAGCGCATCGGCTGTCTACCATTGTCCACGCGGAACGCATCCTGGTCCTCGATCAGGGCCGGGTGGTCGAGCAGGGCAGTCATGCCGAGTTGCTGGCTGCCGGTGGTGCGTACTCGCGACTCTGGGCCGACCAGCAACGCGACGACACTCACGCACAGTGA
- a CDS encoding nuclear transport factor 2 family protein yields the protein MSNVIETWHRIVETLDPSLMDTLLDEDVVFHSPVVHTPQVGKRITKLYLTAAMQVLNAPGHFTYRREIIDGNVAVLEFETLIGDVTVNGVDMIEWNDEGKIIDFKVMVRPLKAINAIHQAMGNMLESMKAKGEV from the coding sequence ATGAGCAACGTCATCGAAACCTGGCATCGAATCGTCGAAACGCTGGACCCATCACTGATGGACACGCTACTCGACGAGGACGTGGTATTTCATTCGCCGGTGGTGCATACGCCGCAGGTGGGCAAGCGCATCACCAAGCTGTACCTGACCGCGGCCATGCAGGTGCTCAATGCGCCCGGGCATTTCACGTATCGCCGCGAAATCATCGATGGAAACGTGGCCGTACTCGAGTTTGAAACGCTGATCGGCGATGTCACGGTCAACGGCGTCGATATGATCGAGTGGAACGATGAAGGCAAGATCATCGATTTCAAGGTCATGGTGCGCCCGTTGAAGGCAATCAACGCCATCCATCAGGCGATGGGCAACATGCTCGAGTCGATGAAGGCCAAGGGCGAGGTTTAG
- the cobA gene encoding uroporphyrinogen-III C-methyltransferase: MNAKVWLVGAGPGDPELLTLKAVRALGQADVVMVDDLVNPDILEHCRQARIIKVGKRGGCRSTPQAFINRLMLRYARQGKVLVRLKGGDPCIFGRAGEEADWLAERGIESEIVNGITAGLAGATQCGIPLTLRGVSRGVTLVTAHTQDDSDLNWQGLADGGTTLVIYMGVARLAQIQRGLLEGGMAGTTPVAMIERASTAQQRQSICQLDQLCDEAAAFRLQSPAVLVIGDVVAASAMLAVSPEAKQLAEG; encoded by the coding sequence ATGAACGCAAAAGTCTGGCTGGTTGGAGCGGGTCCCGGCGATCCGGAACTGTTGACACTCAAGGCCGTGCGCGCCTTAGGCCAGGCTGACGTGGTCATGGTCGACGATCTGGTCAATCCAGACATTCTCGAGCACTGCCGGCAGGCACGCATTATCAAGGTCGGCAAGCGCGGTGGGTGCCGCTCGACCCCGCAGGCGTTCATCAACCGGCTAATGTTGCGCTACGCACGTCAGGGCAAGGTGCTGGTGCGTCTCAAGGGTGGTGATCCGTGCATCTTCGGGCGTGCTGGCGAGGAAGCGGATTGGCTTGCCGAGCGCGGCATCGAGTCGGAAATCGTCAACGGCATTACCGCCGGGCTGGCCGGGGCCACCCAGTGTGGCATTCCGTTGACCCTGCGCGGCGTAAGCCGCGGCGTGACGCTGGTAACGGCGCATACCCAGGACGACAGCGATCTGAACTGGCAGGGACTTGCCGATGGCGGCACGACGCTGGTGATCTACATGGGTGTGGCGCGTCTGGCGCAGATCCAGCGCGGGTTGCTCGAGGGCGGAATGGCGGGAACGACACCGGTCGCGATGATCGAGCGGGCCAGCACAGCGCAACAGCGGCAGAGCATCTGTCAGCTCGACCAATTGTGCGATGAGGCCGCCGCATTCCGTCTGCAAAGCCCGGCAGTGCTGGTGATCGGCGACGTGGTAGCCGCATCGGCCATGTTAGCCGTCAGCCCTGAAGCAAAGCAGTTGGCAGAAGGCTGA